GTGACCGACGACGAGGGACGCTATCTCATTCCGGACCTGCCGTCCGCCACCTATGAGGTCTGGGCGCGCGGCTACGGCCTCGTCGATTCCGAGAGGATGCAGGCGGAGCCGGGCGCTACCCTCGATCTGACCGCGGTCGTGGCGCCGGACGAAGCGGCCGCCGCCCAGTACTATCCGGCCGGCCACTGGCTGTCGCTCATCGAGGTGCCGGCGGCGGATCAGTTTCCCGGGACCGGCCCGGACGGCAACGGCATTTCGCCCAACATGCGAAGCCAGGCCGAGTGGCTACGCTCCGTGAAGTCGGGCGGCTGCACCGCCTGCCACTCGATGGGGAATCTGGCGACCCGCGAGATTCCGCCGCAGCTCGGCGACTTCGATTCGCTCGTCGATGCGTGGGATCGGCGGATTCAGTCCGGACAGGCGGGCGGCTCGATGTCGAATGGCCTCAACCGGATGGGGCGGCGCGCCGCCCTCGAGATGTACGCCGACTGGACCGACCGGATCATGTCGGGCGAGTTGCCCGAGGCGCCGCGCCGGCCGGAGGGACTGGAGCGGAACGTCGTCGTCACCCAGTGGGACTGGGCCGACCCGAGGGCATACCTCCACGACGAGATTTCCACCGACAAGCGCGACCCGACCGTCAACGCCTATGGGCCGATTTACGGCGCGCTCGAGGCAAGCGCCGACTACGTCCCGGTGCTCGACCCGGTCGGCCATTCGATTAGCCAGATTCCGGTGCCGGTCCGCGATCCGGATACGCCGCTGGCCGCCGGTCCGCCCCTGATGCCGTCGCCTTACTGGGGTGATGAAGCGATCTGGAACAGCCAGTCGAACGTCCACAATCCGATGCTCGATCAGGACGGACGCGTCTGGCTCACCTCGCGGGTCCGCGGCCCGGAGAACCCGGCGATGTGCCAGGAGGGCTCCGACCATCCATCGGCGCAGGCTTTCCCGGTGGAGCGTTCAGGGCGGCATCTGGCCGTGTGGGATCCCGCGACCGAGGAGATGACCCTCATCGGCACCTGCTTCAGCACGCACCATCTGGTCTTCGCCGAGGACGACAACAACACGCTGTGGACCAGCGGCGGGGGGCAGGTGATCGGCTGGCTCGATACGAACCAGTTCCTTGAGACGGGTGACGAGGAAGCCTCGCAGGGTTGGACCGCGCTGGTTCTCGATACGAACGGCAACGGCCGGCGTGACGACTACACGGAGCCGGACGAGCCGATCGATCCGGCGATGGACCACCGGGTGACGAGCGGTTTCTACGGCGTTGCCGTCAACCCGGTCGACGGCACGATCTGGGGTTCGTCGCTCGGCTTCCCGGGTTCGGTCCTTCGGCTCGACCCGGGTGACAACCCGCCCGAGACGGCGCTCACCGAAGTGTTCGAGGCGCCCTGGGGGAACCCTGGAGCGCCGGTGCAGGGCTATTCGCCGCGCGGCATGGACATCGATCGCAACGGCGTCGTCTGGACGCCGTTCGCGAGCGGCCACATGGCGAGCTTCGATCGGAGCAAGTGCACCGGCCCGCTCAACGGACCGGAGGCGACCGGCCAGCACTGTCCGGAGGGGTGGACGCTCTACGAGGAGCCGCTGCCGCAACTCAAGGGACTCGCCGACTCGGGTAGCGCGGAGGGCAGCTATTACACCTGGGTCGATCAGTTCAACACGTT
Above is a window of Acidobacteriota bacterium DNA encoding:
- a CDS encoding carboxypeptidase regulatory-like domain-containing protein encodes the protein MRNSSFWRWAIAAVGCAALAAAAACDQMPADPAAPAGDDDIQGVVTGPNGPEAGVWVIAETMELPTRFSRIVVTDDEGRYLIPDLPSATYEVWARGYGLVDSERMQAEPGATLDLTAVVAPDEAAAAQYYPAGHWLSLIEVPAADQFPGTGPDGNGISPNMRSQAEWLRSVKSGGCTACHSMGNLATREIPPQLGDFDSLVDAWDRRIQSGQAGGSMSNGLNRMGRRAALEMYADWTDRIMSGELPEAPRRPEGLERNVVVTQWDWADPRAYLHDEISTDKRDPTVNAYGPIYGALEASADYVPVLDPVGHSISQIPVPVRDPDTPLAAGPPLMPSPYWGDEAIWNSQSNVHNPMLDQDGRVWLTSRVRGPENPAMCQEGSDHPSAQAFPVERSGRHLAVWDPATEEMTLIGTCFSTHHLVFAEDDNNTLWTSGGGQVIGWLDTNQFLETGDEEASQGWTALVLDTNGNGRRDDYTEPDEPIDPAMDHRVTSGFYGVAVNPVDGTIWGSSLGFPGSVLRLDPGDNPPETALTEVFEAPWGNPGAPVQGYSPRGMDIDRNGVVWTPFASGHMASFDRSKCTGPLNGPEATGQHCPEGWTLYEEPLPQLKGLADSGSAEGSYYTWVDQFNTLGLGENVPINTGNASEGLLALVDEEWVILRVPYPLGFYTKWMDGRIDDPEAGWKGRGVWATYGTRAPFHTETGAGTPSKVVHFQVRPDPLAN